One segment of Nostoc piscinale CENA21 DNA contains the following:
- a CDS encoding VOC family protein → MHEEPTRLNLLVLRSSDIDRAMTFYVTVGLTFVRHSHGKGSEHFACLIDGLTFEIYPQRTADDSTANTRFGFTVANVDGIVEELRKIAAIIVSEPIESEWGRRAVVRDFDGHTVELIST, encoded by the coding sequence ATGCACGAAGAACCGACCAGACTGAATTTACTTGTACTACGTTCATCCGATATTGATCGAGCCATGACCTTCTACGTAACGGTTGGGTTAACATTTGTTCGCCATTCGCACGGTAAGGGTTCCGAACACTTCGCTTGTTTGATCGATGGTTTAACATTTGAAATCTATCCGCAGCGTACCGCAGATGACTCGACTGCAAATACTCGATTTGGATTCACTGTCGCGAATGTTGACGGGATTGTTGAGGAACTACGAAAGATTGCTGCCATAATCGTGTCAGAACCCATAGAATCAGAATGGGGACGGCGGGCGGTCGTCAGAGATTTCGATGGACACACGGTTGAACTAATCTCGACTTAA
- a CDS encoding sensor histidine kinase: MNQTIQIHNHPFRFLLYLEWILLTLAISSSTFPESSPRFASHANQFPELTIGCLIIFGVMGLRIPTGKPINKIIYTAIEILLLFITGMFGGRVARLFPFIYLILVTRSCLIFQLSGRLVVTGLSFGLFLITLNSRLPKALPPQAQERFRFITFNTALLFGLSLVFVLLLMNTVLAERQSREKLAIANDKLRQYALRIENQATLEERTRIAREIHDSLGHSLTALNLQLETALKLWNANPEKAQTFLARAKELGSKALKDVRQSVSTMRANPLQEKTLEQAISVLLEDFHRANGISPSCFINLDYPPPTDINIALYRIIQESLTNISKHAQATEVIIALTSNKNSLRLMVQDNGRGFDIQQNTTGFGLQSMRDRTLALGGEFNIHTSPNFGCQITVDIPLLSLMP, translated from the coding sequence ATGAATCAAACTATTCAAATTCACAATCATCCCTTTCGGTTTTTACTGTATTTAGAATGGATATTGCTCACTCTTGCCATTTCATCATCTACTTTTCCTGAATCTTCACCGCGTTTTGCTAGTCACGCCAATCAATTTCCTGAACTGACCATTGGCTGTTTGATTATTTTTGGTGTTATGGGTTTAAGAATCCCCACAGGTAAACCGATCAATAAAATAATTTATACAGCGATTGAAATTTTATTATTATTTATTACGGGGATGTTTGGTGGGCGAGTGGCGCGATTGTTTCCATTCATTTATCTGATTTTAGTAACCCGTAGTTGTTTAATTTTTCAACTATCAGGGCGTTTAGTTGTGACGGGTTTATCTTTTGGTTTATTTTTAATTACCTTAAATTCCCGCTTACCCAAGGCTTTACCACCACAAGCCCAAGAGCGGTTTCGGTTTATTACATTCAATACAGCATTATTATTTGGGTTAAGTTTGGTTTTCGTTTTATTATTAATGAATACAGTTTTAGCTGAACGACAGAGTCGAGAAAAACTGGCGATCGCTAATGATAAACTCCGCCAATATGCTTTGCGAATTGAGAATCAAGCCACCCTAGAAGAACGTACACGCATCGCACGGGAAATTCATGATTCTTTGGGACATTCTTTAACTGCTTTAAATTTACAATTAGAAACCGCTTTAAAATTATGGAATGCCAACCCAGAAAAAGCTCAAACATTTTTAGCTAGAGCCAAAGAATTAGGTTCTAAAGCTTTAAAAGATGTGCGCCAGTCAGTTTCGACTATGCGGGCTAATCCCTTGCAAGAAAAAACTTTAGAACAGGCAATATCTGTACTTTTAGAGGACTTTCATCGCGCTAATGGTATTAGTCCAAGTTGTTTTATTAATTTAGATTATCCTCCGCCAACAGATATTAATATTGCCTTATATCGGATTATTCAAGAATCATTAACGAACATTTCTAAACATGCACAAGCAACAGAAGTAATTATCGCCCTCACTAGTAATAAAAATAGTTTACGGTTGATGGTGCAAGATAATGGCAGAGGGTTTGATATTCAGCAAAATACCACTGGTTTTGGCTTACAAAGTATGCGCGATCGCACCTTAGCATTGGGTGGAGAATTCAATATTCATACTAGTCCCAATTTTGGCTGTCAAATTACCGTCGATATTCCTTTATTGAGTTTAATGCCATGA
- a CDS encoding ubiquinone biosynthesis protein COQ4 yields the protein MPGNPSTALAHFLLLPCCTSYLARVGIILPPHQSFNLKIMQTDIASSKSTPPIQQFLDKLDRITEARGKNVPQIVYLEKLRSLPAGSFGQAWVDFLDAHNLKPFTTGIRRKQLHDGVHVLTGYGADPTGEAEVQAFLLGAKFGVFNVLLGLGLLRVIYKNLDSRQEFTWQRLWQAYQRGRHSNFDPDTWQPELVWHLPLTEVQAIFSVSK from the coding sequence ATGCCGGGGAACCCGTCCACCGCACTGGCTCACTTTTTACTTTTGCCTTGTTGTACTAGTTATTTAGCCAGGGTGGGCATTATTCTCCCACCCCATCAATCTTTTAATCTCAAAATTATGCAAACTGATATTGCTTCCTCCAAATCTACGCCTCCTATCCAACAATTTTTAGACAAACTCGATCGCATTACAGAAGCACGCGGCAAAAATGTGCCACAAATTGTTTATCTAGAAAAATTGCGATCGCTACCTGCTGGCAGTTTTGGTCAAGCTTGGGTTGATTTCCTCGATGCACACAACCTCAAACCTTTCACTACAGGTATTCGCCGCAAACAACTTCATGATGGCGTTCACGTCCTCACTGGGTACGGTGCAGACCCCACAGGCGAAGCAGAAGTACAAGCATTTTTATTAGGCGCAAAATTCGGCGTATTTAATGTTCTATTAGGCTTAGGACTATTAAGAGTTATTTATAAAAATCTGGATTCTCGTCAAGAATTTACTTGGCAAAGATTATGGCAAGCATATCAGCGCGGTCGTCACTCCAACTTTGACCCAGATACTTGGCAACCTGAATTAGTTTGGCACTTACCACTAACTGAAGTACAAGCAATATTTTCTGTTAGCAAATAA
- a CDS encoding nucleoside deaminase: protein MNQEYFMRLALEAAKKGDWPYGAVIVKDDEVVEVAYNTVQTDSDPSAHAEINVIRKLTTKLKNPSLEGYSIYTTCEPCPMCATACVWTGISEIIYGVSIQDLVSIHQSQIHVFCEEIIAKSFRNIKVTKGVLKDECLALFIQS, encoded by the coding sequence ATGAACCAAGAATATTTTATGCGTTTAGCTCTGGAAGCTGCCAAAAAAGGTGATTGGCCTTATGGTGCAGTAATTGTCAAGGATGACGAAGTTGTTGAAGTAGCATATAATACTGTACAAACAGATAGTGACCCATCTGCACATGCAGAAATAAATGTGATTCGCAAATTAACAACTAAACTCAAAAATCCTTCTTTAGAAGGTTACAGCATATATACGACTTGCGAACCTTGTCCGATGTGTGCAACAGCTTGTGTGTGGACAGGTATATCAGAAATTATCTATGGTGTTTCCATTCAAGATTTAGTCTCGATACACCAGTCACAGATTCATGTTTTTTGCGAAGAAATAATAGCCAAGTCTTTTAGAAATATCAAAGTGACAAAGGGTGTGTTAAAAGATGAATGTTTGGCTTTATTTATACAGAGTTAA
- a CDS encoding ion transporter, whose translation MLISREKTEFYLTDLETPTGKFINLTIAALVLISSGIFVAQTYNIPYNIRLQLDFIDTAILVIFAVEYIIRLWSAENKLKYVFSFYAILDLMAILPFFLGAVDISFIRLLRWFRILRLIRFIDQKFLFASVSSEDSLIFVRILFTLFAIIFIYSGLIYQVEHPVNPQVYTTFLDAFYFSVVTMTTVGFGDVTPISEAGRLLTVLMILTGVTLIPWQVGDLIKRLVKNANQVETVCSVCGLAFHDLDAAFCKRCGTKLRIKSGE comes from the coding sequence ATGTTAATAAGTAGAGAAAAAACAGAATTTTACTTAACAGACTTGGAAACACCTACTGGAAAATTTATCAATCTGACAATTGCGGCTTTAGTGCTAATTTCGTCAGGAATTTTTGTTGCCCAAACTTATAATATTCCTTATAATATTAGATTGCAGCTTGATTTTATAGATACTGCTATCCTGGTAATTTTTGCGGTAGAGTATATAATTCGCCTCTGGAGTGCTGAAAACAAGCTGAAGTATGTTTTTAGTTTTTATGCCATTTTAGATTTAATGGCGATATTGCCATTTTTCTTAGGCGCAGTAGATATCAGCTTTATTCGCCTCCTGAGATGGTTTCGGATTTTAAGATTAATTAGGTTTATTGATCAGAAGTTTTTGTTTGCCAGTGTCAGCAGTGAAGATAGTTTAATCTTCGTGCGGATATTGTTTACATTATTTGCAATTATTTTTATTTATTCGGGGTTAATTTATCAAGTTGAACATCCAGTAAACCCCCAAGTTTACACTACATTTTTGGATGCGTTTTATTTTTCTGTTGTCACGATGACGACTGTCGGGTTTGGAGATGTCACACCAATTTCCGAAGCGGGAAGGCTGTTGACAGTGTTAATGATTTTAACAGGTGTCACCTTAATTCCTTGGCAAGTGGGAGATTTAATTAAGCGGTTGGTAAAAAATGCTAATCAAGTAGAAACGGTGTGTTCCGTCTGTGGGTTAGCTTTTCATGATTTAGATGCGGCTTTTTGTAAAAGATGTGGAACAAAATTGAGAATTAAAAGTGGCGAGTAA
- a CDS encoding TIGR04222 domain-containing membrane protein, with protein MRWWLWWWLWWLWWLEKMLTKPVPSTVIKSLILKLFIILLVICLVVAIANIITDMNNVDFLRFYGAVVIITALVGRWFMQDHTRNQPLPLIPSEPDPYKIAYLRSQEMGVAKVAVMDLSQRGYLQITEDSIQQAENHPDVSLLTTIQREAFDWFTTPTTPRTSGWLLARKLQPHCTVYQQQLQNEQLLTSEQMQVRKELVSFIGISIILMLGGFKLVVALLDDSHNVAYLIIVGIFSVYFLHSLSQIPRLSTLGKNYLKQLETTFGQLKPKIQADIPEVTFAQLRQKVEIGIPSELEYKLAVALYGFELLAGSRYDRYQNIFVPVINTASRQNSSSGGCGGGGCSGGCSGSCCGGGCGGCGGD; from the coding sequence TTGCGGTGGTGGTTGTGGTGGTGGCTGTGGTGGTTGTGGTGGTTAGAGAAAATGTTAACTAAACCTGTACCAAGCACAGTTATAAAATCGCTAATACTCAAGTTATTCATTATCTTACTGGTAATTTGTTTAGTGGTGGCGATCGCTAACATCATCACAGACATGAATAACGTTGATTTTCTGCGATTTTATGGTGCTGTTGTCATCATCACGGCGTTAGTTGGTCGCTGGTTTATGCAAGATCATACGAGAAATCAACCTTTACCCCTCATTCCCTCTGAACCAGATCCTTATAAAATCGCTTACTTGCGTTCTCAAGAAATGGGAGTAGCAAAGGTAGCAGTGATGGACTTGTCACAGCGCGGTTATTTACAAATCACGGAAGACTCTATCCAACAAGCAGAAAATCATCCTGATGTATCTCTGCTAACAACCATACAACGTGAAGCATTTGATTGGTTCACTACACCAACAACACCAAGAACATCTGGATGGTTATTAGCTAGAAAATTGCAGCCGCACTGCACAGTTTATCAACAGCAATTACAAAATGAACAACTACTAACTTCTGAACAAATGCAAGTCCGAAAAGAGTTAGTTAGTTTTATCGGGATTTCTATCATTCTGATGCTAGGTGGCTTTAAATTGGTAGTAGCGTTATTAGATGATTCCCATAATGTCGCTTATCTCATCATTGTGGGAATATTTTCGGTTTATTTTCTCCATAGTCTCTCTCAAATACCTCGTCTTAGCACGCTGGGGAAAAATTACCTCAAACAACTCGAAACCACATTTGGACAATTAAAACCGAAAATTCAAGCTGATATCCCAGAAGTAACCTTCGCGCAGTTAAGACAAAAAGTAGAAATTGGTATTCCTTCGGAATTGGAATACAAATTGGCTGTCGCACTTTATGGCTTTGAGTTACTCGCTGGAAGTCGCTACGACAGATATCAAAATATTTTTGTACCTGTGATAAATACCGCCAGTAGACAAAATAGTAGTTCTGGTGGCTGTGGCGGTGGTGGTTGTAGTGGTGGTTGTAGCGGTTCCTGCTGTGGTGGTGGTTGTGGCGGTTGTGGTGGAGACTAA
- a CDS encoding TIGR04222 domain-containing membrane protein, with protein sequence MDTLLHNFIADMYGPNFLLLYGIVIAATLLLCERLVQDPTKNQPLPLIPAEPDPYKIAYLRSQATGIAHLVLFNLIQQGYLQVSEQTISKASNHPDISNLQLVERQVFEKISEPATAKTSLWLATQCVQLFCNSYQEKLCDEQLLYGAKWQEWNIKVGLVGAMLIFGLGGYKLLIALGKGRYNVGFLIIMGVSSIIYLLWYVSQHKFLSHLGKRYLQQLQTTFNKLRETSIVNNNLLVLALFGVESLAGTAYDAYYKAFFPPVYSTRSSRSSSSSSSCSSGSSCGSSCSSGSSCGSSCGGGCGGGCGGCGG encoded by the coding sequence ATGGATACATTACTGCATAATTTTATTGCAGATATGTATGGGCCGAACTTTCTGCTATTGTATGGTATTGTTATTGCCGCAACTTTGTTATTGTGTGAGCGTTTAGTCCAAGATCCAACAAAAAATCAGCCTTTACCCTTAATTCCGGCTGAACCAGATCCTTACAAAATCGCTTACTTGCGTTCTCAAGCCACAGGAATTGCTCATTTAGTATTATTCAACTTGATTCAGCAGGGTTATTTGCAAGTCAGCGAACAGACTATCAGTAAAGCATCTAACCATCCTGACATCTCAAATTTACAACTAGTCGAACGGCAAGTTTTTGAGAAAATTTCTGAACCTGCTACAGCTAAAACATCTCTGTGGTTAGCGACTCAGTGTGTACAGTTATTCTGCAATTCTTATCAAGAAAAGTTGTGTGATGAACAACTGCTGTATGGTGCGAAGTGGCAAGAATGGAATATTAAAGTCGGCTTGGTTGGTGCGATGCTAATTTTTGGCTTGGGTGGCTATAAGTTGCTGATAGCTTTGGGTAAGGGACGCTATAACGTTGGTTTTTTGATAATTATGGGTGTGTCGTCCATTATTTATCTGCTGTGGTATGTGAGTCAGCACAAGTTTCTCAGCCATTTGGGAAAAAGGTATCTGCAACAACTGCAAACCACCTTCAACAAACTGCGCGAAACTTCTATTGTCAACAACAACTTACTAGTATTAGCACTATTTGGTGTTGAGTCTTTGGCTGGAACTGCCTACGATGCTTACTATAAAGCGTTCTTTCCGCCAGTTTATTCTACGAGAAGTAGCCGCAGTAGTTCGTCTAGTAGTTCATGTAGTAGTGGTAGTTCCTGCGGTAGTTCTTGCAGTAGCGGGAGTTCCTGCGGTAGTTCTTGCGGTGGTGGTTGTGGTGGTGGCTGTGGTGGTTGTGGTGGTTAG
- a CDS encoding peroxiredoxin, translating into MISRRNFLSLLFASCFTLICWLNFSPAANALGGKLPAVNQPAPEFTLPTNTGDGKISLTDLRGKWVVLYFYPKDFTSGCTIEARRFQQDLPKYLAKNTQIIGVSADDVDSHAEFCDSEGLKFPLLADTTGAVSKDYGSWIGFVSMRHSFIIDPEGILRETFVKVNPSVHSQEVLARLEQLQSSAS; encoded by the coding sequence ATGATTTCGCGGCGCAATTTTTTGAGTCTATTATTTGCCAGCTGTTTTACTCTCATTTGTTGGCTCAACTTTTCACCTGCGGCTAACGCGCTGGGTGGTAAACTACCAGCAGTAAATCAACCTGCACCAGAGTTTACATTGCCCACAAATACAGGCGACGGCAAAATCTCTCTGACTGATTTGCGTGGTAAGTGGGTAGTACTTTACTTTTATCCCAAAGACTTTACCTCTGGTTGCACAATTGAGGCGCGGCGTTTTCAGCAAGACTTACCTAAATATTTGGCAAAAAATACGCAAATAATTGGCGTGAGTGCTGATGATGTCGATTCTCATGCTGAATTTTGCGATTCTGAGGGATTAAAATTTCCACTTTTAGCTGATACAACTGGCGCAGTTAGCAAAGATTATGGTTCTTGGATTGGTTTTGTGTCGATGCGCCACAGCTTTATTATTGACCCAGAAGGTATCTTGCGCGAGACGTTTGTCAAAGTTAATCCCTCGGTTCACAGTCAAGAAGTGCTAGCAAGATTAGAACAATTACAATCTTCAGCTTCTTAG
- the sipA gene encoding regulatory protein SipA, with amino-acid sequence MTKEFAIGSKVRVVALPPYVKTADPMPMLRPPDVIHLGEEGIVLDRRPGGYWGIRFTRGAFLLDSQYIESTDPSSESESDPGNREQGTGNSAD; translated from the coding sequence ATGACCAAAGAATTTGCTATTGGTAGCAAAGTCCGAGTTGTGGCGCTACCACCCTACGTCAAAACCGCCGATCCCATGCCAATGTTACGTCCACCAGATGTTATCCATTTGGGTGAAGAAGGTATAGTTCTTGACCGCCGTCCGGGAGGTTATTGGGGTATTCGCTTTACCAGAGGTGCTTTTCTTCTCGATAGCCAATATATCGAAAGCACAGATCCCTCTAGCGAATCTGAGTCAGATCCAGGGAACAGAGAACAAGGAACAGGGAACAGTGCAGACTGA
- a CDS encoding response regulator: MIKVLLVDDQNLIRQGLKELLKLEADLEIIGEAENGKIAVELAAKLQPDVVLMDIRMPIMDGVAATKEIHQHYENIKILVLTTFDNDEYVSAALQHGAMGYLLKDTPSEELAVAIRAVHKGYTQLGPGIVQKLLNQFPHGIPTPSEPVPPSLTELTPREKEVLKLIATGASNREIAQELYISEGTVKNHVTNILNRLSLRDRTQAAIIANTFLSYLNESD, encoded by the coding sequence ATGATTAAAGTATTATTAGTAGATGACCAAAACTTAATCCGCCAAGGACTAAAAGAATTACTAAAATTGGAAGCGGATTTAGAAATTATTGGCGAAGCCGAAAATGGTAAAATTGCTGTGGAATTAGCAGCAAAATTACAACCAGATGTGGTATTAATGGATATTAGAATGCCCATTATGGATGGCGTGGCAGCTACTAAAGAAATTCATCAACATTATGAGAATATTAAAATTTTAGTTCTTACTACCTTTGATAATGATGAATATGTTTCGGCTGCATTACAACACGGTGCTATGGGTTATTTACTCAAAGATACACCCTCAGAAGAATTAGCTGTGGCAATTCGCGCTGTTCATAAAGGTTATACTCAATTGGGGCCAGGAATTGTGCAGAAACTATTAAATCAATTTCCGCATGGTATCCCCACACCATCAGAACCCGTACCACCGAGTTTAACTGAACTCACACCCAGAGAAAAAGAAGTTTTAAAGTTAATTGCGACAGGTGCGAGTAACCGCGAAATTGCCCAAGAATTATATATTTCCGAAGGGACGGTGAAAAATCACGTCACGAATATTTTGAATCGCTTGAGTTTGCGCGATCGCACCCAGGCTGCTATCATCGCTAATACCTTTTTATCTTATTTAAATGAGTCTGATTAA
- a CDS encoding Spy/CpxP family protein refolding chaperone: MKLKSLSFIAGAIALTLTTTSLAVKAQAFSHSPLLVAQAEGQGRWQGKKGPWAELGLTDAQKSQIEQIQRNTRTQIENVFTPEQKAKIKAAMEARRAERQANPGQRVGRRGGKKFADLNLTEAQKTQIRQIRESSKQQIEAVLTPEQKTKLQQLRQEGKERRQQRRQPNT, from the coding sequence ATGAAACTCAAATCATTATCATTCATTGCTGGTGCGATCGCTCTGACTCTGACAACAACTTCCTTAGCGGTGAAAGCTCAAGCCTTCTCTCATTCTCCTCTGTTAGTAGCCCAAGCAGAAGGACAAGGCCGCTGGCAAGGTAAAAAAGGCCCTTGGGCAGAATTAGGTCTAACTGACGCGCAAAAGAGCCAAATTGAGCAAATTCAACGCAACACCCGCACTCAAATTGAAAATGTTTTCACTCCAGAACAAAAAGCCAAAATCAAAGCAGCAATGGAAGCACGCCGCGCCGAAAGACAAGCAAATCCAGGACAGCGTGTCGGCCGTCGAGGTGGTAAGAAGTTTGCTGATTTGAATTTAACAGAAGCGCAAAAAACCCAAATTCGGCAAATACGTGAATCTTCCAAACAACAAATTGAAGCTGTTTTGACTCCCGAACAAAAAACCAAACTTCAGCAATTACGTCAAGAAGGTAAAGAACGCCGTCAACAACGCCGCCAACCTAATACCTAA
- a CDS encoding DUF692 domain-containing protein encodes MMLSQLPTLGVGLGFREPFKSDLFLNRQQVDFLEIVAEHYLDAPVQKQQELEILAAHFPIIPHAINLSLGSAEGVDTDYLRKLAALIQQLNPPWWSEHICFTKAGGVDIGHLSPLPYTKEAVDILCRNIAEVRRFVDVPLILENITYMVKLPGAEMTEAQFLAEVVERADCGLLLDVTNLHTNAVNYGYDVHDFLNDLPWERVVQLHFVGGHWHDGVLIDSHSQSTPAEVWQIMAEVVARIPVKGIVLERDENLPPFTEIVQELQTAREILIPSCWGGSGE; translated from the coding sequence ATGATGTTATCTCAACTTCCTACTTTGGGTGTCGGGTTGGGTTTTCGAGAACCATTCAAAAGTGATTTGTTTCTCAACCGTCAACAAGTGGACTTTCTGGAAATTGTGGCGGAACATTATCTGGATGCACCAGTACAAAAACAACAAGAGTTAGAAATACTGGCTGCACATTTTCCGATAATTCCCCACGCCATTAATTTGTCGCTGGGTAGTGCAGAAGGTGTAGATACAGATTATTTACGCAAACTTGCTGCACTCATTCAACAACTTAACCCGCCTTGGTGGAGTGAACATATTTGTTTTACCAAAGCTGGCGGTGTGGATATTGGGCATTTATCACCCTTACCTTACACCAAAGAGGCGGTAGATATACTCTGTCGCAATATTGCCGAAGTGCGGCGCTTTGTTGATGTGCCGTTAATTCTGGAAAATATTACCTATATGGTAAAACTTCCTGGTGCAGAGATGACCGAAGCTCAATTTTTGGCGGAAGTGGTAGAACGTGCTGACTGTGGTTTGCTGTTGGATGTGACGAATTTACATACCAATGCAGTGAATTATGGTTATGATGTGCATGATTTTCTCAATGATTTACCTTGGGAACGTGTTGTGCAGTTGCATTTCGTCGGCGGACATTGGCATGATGGGGTATTAATTGATAGTCATTCCCAGTCAACTCCTGCGGAAGTTTGGCAAATAATGGCGGAAGTGGTAGCCCGTATTCCCGTGAAAGGGATAGTGTTAGAACGGGATGAAAATTTACCTCCGTTTACAGAAATAGTCCAAGA